From a single Chlorocebus sabaeus isolate Y175 chromosome X, mChlSab1.0.hap1, whole genome shotgun sequence genomic region:
- the PRAF2 gene encoding PRA1 family protein 2, which translates to MSEVRLPPLRALDDFVLGSARLAAPDPCDPQRWCHRVINNLLYYQTNYLLCFGIGLALAGYVRPLHTLLSALVVAVALGMLVWAAETRAAVRRCRRSHPAACLAAVLAVGLLVLWVVGGACTFLLSIAGPVLLILVHASLRLRNLKNKIENKIESIGLKRTPMGLLLEALGQEQEAGS; encoded by the exons ATGTCGGAGGTACGGCTGCCACCGCTACGCGCCCTGGACGACTTTGTTCTGGGGTCGGCGCGTCTGGCGGCTCCGGATCCATGCGACCCGCAGCGATGGTGCCACCGCGTCATCAACAACCTCCTCTACTACCAAACCAACTATCTTCTCTGCTTCGGCATCGGCCTCGCTCTTGCCGG GTACGTGCGTCCGCTGCACACGCTTCTGAGCGCGCTGGTAGTGGCGGTGGCCCTCGGCATGCTGGTGTGGGCAGCTGAGACCCGCGCAGCTGTGCGCCGCTGCCGCCGCAGCCACCCTGCTGCCTGCCTGGCCGCAGTGCTTGCCGTCGGCCTCCTGGTTCTCTGGGTCGTGGGCGGCGCTTGCACCTTCCTGCTCAGCATCGCCGGGCCGGTGCTTC TGATCCTGGTGCACGCCTCGTTGCGCCTGCGCAACCTTAAGAACAAGATTGAGAACAAGATCGAGAGCATTGGTCTCAAGCGGACGCCAATGGGCCTGCTACTAGAGGCGCTGGGACAAGAGCAAGAGGCTGGATCCTAG
- the CCDC120 gene encoding coiled-coil domain-containing protein 120 isoform X2, whose translation MRREPGPRYQGQVGPDIHTDSERTLSSCQPRPLYSTKMEVKGQLISSPTFNAPAALFGEAAPQVKSERLRGLLDRQRTLQEALNLKLQELRKVCLQEAELTGQLPPECPLEPGERPQLVRRRPPTARAYPPPHPNQAHHSLCPAEELALEALEREVSVQQQIAAAARRLALAPDLSTEQRRRRRQVQADALRRLHELEEQLGDVRARLGLPVLPLPQPLPLSTGSVITAQGVCLGMRLTQLSQEDVVLHSESSSLSESGASHDNEEPHGCFSLAERPSPPKAWDQLRAVSGGSPERRTPWKPPPSDLYGDLKSRRNSVASPTSPTRSLPRSASSFEGRSVPATPVLTRGAGPQLCKPEGLHSRQWSGSQDSQMGFPRADPASDRASLFVARTRRSNSSEALLVDRAAGGGAGSPPTPLAPSASGPPVCKSSEVLYERPQPTSAFSSRTAGPPDPPRAARPSSAAPASRGAPRLPPVCGDFLLDYSLDRGLPRSGGGAGWGELLPAAEVPGPLSRRDGLLTMLPGPPPVYAADSNSPLLRTKDPHTRATRTKPCGLPPEVAEGPEVHPNPLLWMPPPTRIPSAGERSGHKNLALEGLRDWYIRNSGLAAGPQRRPVLPSVGPPHPPFLHARCYEVGQALYGAPSQAPLPHSRSFTAPPVSGRYYADFLYPPELSARLSDLTLEGEQSSSSDTQTPGTLV comes from the exons ATGCGAAGGGAACCAGGGCCAAGGTACCAGGGCCAAGTGGGTCCAGACATCCACACGGATTCTGAAAGG ACTTTGTCCAGCTGTCAGCCACGGCCTCTCTACAGCACCAAGATGGAAGTCAAAGGTCAGCTGATCAGCTCTCCTACCTTCAATGCCCCAG CTGCCCTGTTCGGAGAGGCTGCCCCCCAGGTGAAGTCAGAGCGTCTGCGGGGGCTGCTTGACCGGCAGCGGACCCTGCAGGAGGCCCTGAACCTGAAACTTCAGGAGCTCCGCAAAGTGTGTCTCCAGGAGGCG GAGCTGACTGGCCAGCTGCCCCCTGAGTGCCCACTAGAGCCTGGTGAACGGCCCCAGTTGGTCCGCCGGCGGCCCCCCACCGCCCGTGCCTACCCTCCACCGCACCCCAACCAAGCACACCACTCCTTGTGCCCTGCTGAG GAGCTGGCTCTGGAGGCCCTGGAACGTGAGGTGTCAGTGCAGCAGCAGATCGCGGCAGCCGCCCGTCGCCTGGCCCTGGCCCCTGATCTGAGCACCGAGCAGCGCCGGCGCCGTCGCCAGGTCCAGGCAGACGCACTGAGGAGGCTGCACGAGCTAGAGGAGCAGCTCGGGGATGTCcgggcccgccttggcctcccagtgctcCCGCTGCCCCAGCCACTGCCACTGTCCACGGGGTCAGTGATCACCGCCCAGGGAGTCTGCCTGGGCATGCGCCTCACTCAGCTCAGCCAAG AGGACGTAGTTCTGCACTCAGAGAGCAGCTCCCTCTCAGAGTCTGGGGCCAGCCATGACAACG AGGAGCCCCATGGCTGTTTCTCTCTGGCTGAGCGCCCCTCACCACCCAAGGCTTGGGACCAGCTGCGGGCAGTATCCGGGGGGAGCCCTGAGCGGCGAACCCCATGGAAACCACCCCCATCAGATCTTTACGGGGATCTGAAGAGCCGACGGAACTCTGTGGCCAGCCCCACCAG CCCCACACGCTCGCTGCCCAGGAGTGCCTCCAGTTTTGAGGGGCGAAGTGTGCCTGCCACCCCAGTCCTCACCCGGGGCGCTGGCCCCCAGCTCTGCAA ACCTGAAGGCCTTCATTCTCGTCAGTGGTCCGGCAGCCAGGACTCCCAGATGGGCTTCCCCCGGGCGGACCCTGCCTCCGATCGCGCCTCCCTCTTCGTAGCTCGCACCCGCCGCAGCAACAGCTCTGAGGCCCTGCTGGTGGACCGGGCTGCTGGTGGGGGAGCTGGCTCCCCGCCCACCCCTCTGGCTCCCTCTGCCTCTGGCCCCCCAGTCTGCAAGAGCAGTGAGGTGCTGTATGAGCGCCCCCAAccaacctctgccttctcctcCCGCACAGCAGGCCCCCCAGACCCTCCCCGGGCCGCCCGGCCTAGCTCAGCTGCCCCTGCCTCCCGAGGTGCCCCCCGGCTCCCACCTGTGTGTGGGGACTTCCTCTTGGACTACTCCTTGGACCGGGGTCTGCCCCGCAGTGGTGGTGGAGCAGGCTGGGGGGAGCTGCTGCCTGCAGCTGAGGTCCCAGGACCCCTCTCCCGCCGGGATGGGCTCCTCACCATGCTCCCCGGCCCACCACCTGTGTATGCAGCTGACAGCAACAGCCCCCTCCTCCGCACCAAGGACCCCCACACCCGTGCCACCCGCACCAAGCCCTGTGGCCTGCCCCCAGAGGTTGCCGAGGGTCCTGAGGTGCATCCAAACCCTCTGCTGTGGATGCCTCCACCCACCCGTATCCCCTCGGCTGGTGAACGCAGTGGCCACAAGAACCTGGCTCTGGAGGGGCTGCGGGACTGGTACATCCGGAACTCGGGACTGGCCGCGGGGCCCCAGCGCCGGCCTGTGCTCCCTTCCGTGGGCCCGCCACACCCACCCTTCCTCCATGCCCGCTGCTATGAGGTGGGCCAGGCGCTGTACGGGGCCCCCAGCCAGGCGCCACTCCCACACTCGAGGAGTTTCACGGCGCCCCCTGTCTCTGGCAG ATACTACGCGGACTTCCTGTATCCCCCGGAGCTGAGCGCTCGTTTAAGTGACCTGACGCTAGAGGGGGAGCAGTCCTCCAGTTCTGACACCCAGACCCCGGGGACACTGGTCTGA
- the CCDC120 gene encoding coiled-coil domain-containing protein 120 isoform X1, producing MEVKGQLISSPTFNAPAALFGEAAPQVKSERLRGLLDRQRTLQEALNLKLQELRKVCLQEAELTGQLPPECPLEPGERPQLVRRRPPTARAYPPPHPNQAHHSLCPAEELALEALEREVSVQQQIAAAARRLALAPDLSTEQRRRRRQVQADALRRLHELEEQLGDVRARLGLPVLPLPQPLPLSTGSVITAQGVCLGMRLTQLSQEDVVLHSESSSLSESGASHDNEEPHGCFSLAERPSPPKAWDQLRAVSGGSPERRTPWKPPPSDLYGDLKSRRNSVASPTSPTRSLPRSASSFEGRSVPATPVLTRGAGPQLCKPEGLHSRQWSGSQDSQMGFPRADPASDRASLFVARTRRSNSSEALLVDRAAGGGAGSPPTPLAPSASGPPVCKSSEVLYERPQPTSAFSSRTAGPPDPPRAARPSSAAPASRGAPRLPPVCGDFLLDYSLDRGLPRSGGGAGWGELLPAAEVPGPLSRRDGLLTMLPGPPPVYAADSNSPLLRTKDPHTRATRTKPCGLPPEVAEGPEVHPNPLLWMPPPTRIPSAGERSGHKNLALEGLRDWYIRNSGLAAGPQRRPVLPSVGPPHPPFLHARCYEVGQALYGAPSQAPLPHSRSFTAPPVSGRYGGCFY from the exons ATGGAAGTCAAAGGTCAGCTGATCAGCTCTCCTACCTTCAATGCCCCAG CTGCCCTGTTCGGAGAGGCTGCCCCCCAGGTGAAGTCAGAGCGTCTGCGGGGGCTGCTTGACCGGCAGCGGACCCTGCAGGAGGCCCTGAACCTGAAACTTCAGGAGCTCCGCAAAGTGTGTCTCCAGGAGGCG GAGCTGACTGGCCAGCTGCCCCCTGAGTGCCCACTAGAGCCTGGTGAACGGCCCCAGTTGGTCCGCCGGCGGCCCCCCACCGCCCGTGCCTACCCTCCACCGCACCCCAACCAAGCACACCACTCCTTGTGCCCTGCTGAG GAGCTGGCTCTGGAGGCCCTGGAACGTGAGGTGTCAGTGCAGCAGCAGATCGCGGCAGCCGCCCGTCGCCTGGCCCTGGCCCCTGATCTGAGCACCGAGCAGCGCCGGCGCCGTCGCCAGGTCCAGGCAGACGCACTGAGGAGGCTGCACGAGCTAGAGGAGCAGCTCGGGGATGTCcgggcccgccttggcctcccagtgctcCCGCTGCCCCAGCCACTGCCACTGTCCACGGGGTCAGTGATCACCGCCCAGGGAGTCTGCCTGGGCATGCGCCTCACTCAGCTCAGCCAAG AGGACGTAGTTCTGCACTCAGAGAGCAGCTCCCTCTCAGAGTCTGGGGCCAGCCATGACAACG AGGAGCCCCATGGCTGTTTCTCTCTGGCTGAGCGCCCCTCACCACCCAAGGCTTGGGACCAGCTGCGGGCAGTATCCGGGGGGAGCCCTGAGCGGCGAACCCCATGGAAACCACCCCCATCAGATCTTTACGGGGATCTGAAGAGCCGACGGAACTCTGTGGCCAGCCCCACCAG CCCCACACGCTCGCTGCCCAGGAGTGCCTCCAGTTTTGAGGGGCGAAGTGTGCCTGCCACCCCAGTCCTCACCCGGGGCGCTGGCCCCCAGCTCTGCAA ACCTGAAGGCCTTCATTCTCGTCAGTGGTCCGGCAGCCAGGACTCCCAGATGGGCTTCCCCCGGGCGGACCCTGCCTCCGATCGCGCCTCCCTCTTCGTAGCTCGCACCCGCCGCAGCAACAGCTCTGAGGCCCTGCTGGTGGACCGGGCTGCTGGTGGGGGAGCTGGCTCCCCGCCCACCCCTCTGGCTCCCTCTGCCTCTGGCCCCCCAGTCTGCAAGAGCAGTGAGGTGCTGTATGAGCGCCCCCAAccaacctctgccttctcctcCCGCACAGCAGGCCCCCCAGACCCTCCCCGGGCCGCCCGGCCTAGCTCAGCTGCCCCTGCCTCCCGAGGTGCCCCCCGGCTCCCACCTGTGTGTGGGGACTTCCTCTTGGACTACTCCTTGGACCGGGGTCTGCCCCGCAGTGGTGGTGGAGCAGGCTGGGGGGAGCTGCTGCCTGCAGCTGAGGTCCCAGGACCCCTCTCCCGCCGGGATGGGCTCCTCACCATGCTCCCCGGCCCACCACCTGTGTATGCAGCTGACAGCAACAGCCCCCTCCTCCGCACCAAGGACCCCCACACCCGTGCCACCCGCACCAAGCCCTGTGGCCTGCCCCCAGAGGTTGCCGAGGGTCCTGAGGTGCATCCAAACCCTCTGCTGTGGATGCCTCCACCCACCCGTATCCCCTCGGCTGGTGAACGCAGTGGCCACAAGAACCTGGCTCTGGAGGGGCTGCGGGACTGGTACATCCGGAACTCGGGACTGGCCGCGGGGCCCCAGCGCCGGCCTGTGCTCCCTTCCGTGGGCCCGCCACACCCACCCTTCCTCCATGCCCGCTGCTATGAGGTGGGCCAGGCGCTGTACGGGGCCCCCAGCCAGGCGCCACTCCCACACTCGAGGAGTTTCACGGCGCCCCCTGTCTCTGGCAGGTATGGGGGGTGCTTTTACTGA